The following are encoded together in the Nocardioides thalensis genome:
- a CDS encoding metalloregulator ArsR/SmtB family transcription factor has product MEIVTDTDLPTRQRVARSILVNGPSTAAALAERLDLTPAAVRRHLDQLIADGSVEAREPRSAGSRGRGRPAKVFALTEHGRDGFEAQYDDLAAEALRFLSETAGPDAVRAFAERRATFIETRFPAVAAAHPEASPAEVLAMVFSDEGYAASVRELPVVGEQLCQQHCPVSHVAHEFPQLCEAETEAIGRVLGTHVQRLATIAHGDGVCTTCIPAATPDKKEQVTT; this is encoded by the coding sequence GTGGAAATCGTGACCGACACCGACCTGCCGACGCGCCAGCGCGTGGCCCGGTCGATCCTGGTCAACGGTCCGTCCACCGCGGCGGCGCTCGCCGAGCGGCTCGACCTGACCCCGGCCGCCGTACGCCGGCACCTCGACCAGCTGATCGCCGACGGGTCCGTCGAGGCCCGTGAGCCGCGGTCCGCGGGTTCGCGCGGGCGGGGCCGGCCGGCGAAGGTCTTCGCGCTCACCGAGCACGGACGCGACGGCTTCGAGGCGCAGTACGACGACCTGGCGGCCGAGGCGCTGAGGTTCCTGTCCGAGACGGCAGGCCCCGACGCGGTCCGCGCGTTCGCCGAGCGGCGCGCGACGTTCATCGAGACCCGGTTCCCCGCGGTCGCGGCGGCCCACCCGGAGGCGTCGCCGGCCGAGGTGCTGGCCATGGTCTTCAGCGACGAGGGGTACGCCGCCAGCGTGCGCGAGCTGCCCGTCGTGGGGGAGCAGCTGTGCCAGCAGCACTGCCCGGTCTCCCACGTCGCCCACGAGTTCCCGCAGCTGTGCGAGGCCGAGACCGAGGCCATCGGCCGCGTGCTCGGCACCCATGTCCAGCGGCTGGCGACCATCGCCCACGGCGACGGCGTCTGCACCACGTGCATCCCTGCAGCGACACCCGACAAGAAGGAGCAGGTCACCACATGA
- the sufB gene encoding Fe-S cluster assembly protein SufB, with the protein MTSIEELNPELKGIGRYEFGWADADVAGAAAKRGLNEDVVRDISSKKSEPDWMLDLRLKGLKLFGRKPMPTWGSDLSGIDFDNIKYFVRSSEKQAASWEDLPEDIKNTYDKLGIPEAEKQRLVAGVAAQYESEVVYHSIREDLEAQGVLFLDTDTALKEHPELFKEYFGTVIPVGDNKFAALNTAVWSGGSFIYVPKGVHVDIPLQAYFRINTENMGQFERTLIIVDEDAYVHYVEGCTAPIYSSDSLHSAVVEIIVKKGGRCRYTTIQNWSNNVYNLVTKRAVCEAGATMEWVDGNIGSKVTMKYPAVYLMGEHAKGETLSIAFAGEGQHQDAGAKMVHAAPHTSSSILSKSVARGGGRTSYRGLIQVNEGAHGSKSNVLCDALLVDQISRSDTYPYVDIREDDVSMGHEASVSKVSDDQLFYLMSRGMEEDEAMAMIVRGFVEPIAKELPMEYALELNRLIELQMEGAVG; encoded by the coding sequence ATGACCTCCATCGAGGAGCTGAACCCCGAGCTCAAGGGCATCGGTCGTTACGAGTTCGGCTGGGCCGACGCCGACGTGGCCGGTGCCGCGGCGAAGCGTGGCCTCAACGAGGACGTCGTCCGCGACATCTCGTCGAAGAAGAGCGAGCCCGACTGGATGCTCGATCTCCGGCTCAAGGGCCTGAAGCTCTTCGGTCGCAAGCCCATGCCCACCTGGGGCTCGGACCTGTCGGGCATCGACTTCGACAACATCAAGTACTTCGTCCGCTCCAGCGAGAAGCAGGCGGCCTCGTGGGAGGACCTCCCCGAGGACATCAAGAACACCTACGACAAGCTCGGCATCCCGGAGGCGGAGAAGCAGCGCCTCGTCGCCGGCGTCGCGGCGCAGTACGAGTCGGAGGTCGTCTACCACTCGATCCGCGAGGACCTCGAGGCGCAGGGCGTGCTCTTCCTCGACACCGACACCGCTCTCAAGGAGCACCCGGAGCTCTTCAAGGAGTACTTCGGCACGGTCATCCCGGTCGGCGACAACAAGTTCGCCGCGCTCAACACCGCGGTGTGGTCGGGTGGCTCGTTCATCTACGTGCCGAAGGGTGTCCACGTCGACATCCCGCTGCAGGCCTACTTCCGGATCAACACCGAGAACATGGGCCAGTTCGAGCGGACCCTGATCATCGTCGACGAGGACGCCTACGTGCACTACGTCGAGGGATGCACGGCGCCGATCTACTCCTCCGACTCGCTGCACTCCGCGGTCGTGGAGATCATCGTCAAGAAGGGCGGCCGCTGCCGCTACACGACCATCCAGAACTGGTCCAACAACGTCTACAACCTGGTGACCAAGCGCGCGGTCTGCGAGGCCGGCGCGACCATGGAGTGGGTCGACGGCAACATCGGCTCCAAGGTGACGATGAAGTACCCCGCGGTCTACCTGATGGGCGAGCACGCCAAGGGCGAGACGCTCTCCATCGCGTTCGCCGGCGAGGGCCAGCACCAGGACGCCGGCGCCAAGATGGTCCACGCCGCGCCGCACACGTCGAGCTCGATCCTCAGCAAGTCCGTGGCTCGCGGCGGCGGCCGTACGTCGTACCGCGGCCTGATCCAGGTCAACGAGGGCGCGCACGGCTCGAAGTCCAACGTGCTGTGCGACGCGCTGCTGGTCGACCAGATCAGCCGCTCCGACACCTACCCCTACGTCGACATCCGCGAGGACGACGTCTCCATGGGCCACGAGGCGTCGGTCTCGAAGGTCTCCGACGACCAGCTCTTCTACCTCATGTCGCGCGGCATGGAGGAGGACGAGGCGATGGCGATGATCGTGCGCGGCTTCGTCGAGCCGATCGCCAAGGAGCTCCCGATGGAGTACGCCCTCGAGCTGAACCGCCTCATCGAGCTGCAGATGGAAGGAGCCGTCGGCTGA
- the sufD gene encoding Fe-S cluster assembly protein SufD, whose amino-acid sequence MSAAVVSDALEQERRIESHLNPPASYDLADHPVPTGREEVWRFTPLRRLRGLLDGEASDAHLKWETTLPEGVTLTEIDADQARELELPPNERPAALAAELSGGAMLLDVPADARVEEPVVIRLTGASVDDLVWGRLLYRIGAHAEVTIVLLHGGSARYSAIQSFLVGDGAKVNVLSLQDWDDDAVHLGRDAIRVGRDASVKHTSISFGGDLVRMHANVEYAGPGGEAELLGLYFADEGQHLEHRLFADHTAPKTKSNVVYKGALQGQGAHTVWIGNVLIRKVAEGIETYEENRNLVLTDGCQADSVPNLEIETGEIEGAGHASATARFDDEQLFYLRSRGVSEKEAQRLVVHGFFNDLIRKVGIPSIEEKLLETVEAELAKNVLKNV is encoded by the coding sequence ATGTCGGCTGCTGTTGTGAGCGACGCCCTGGAGCAGGAGCGCCGCATCGAGAGCCACCTCAACCCGCCAGCGTCGTACGACCTCGCGGACCACCCCGTGCCCACCGGGCGCGAGGAGGTCTGGCGGTTCACGCCGCTGCGCCGGCTGCGGGGTCTCCTCGACGGTGAGGCGTCCGACGCCCACCTGAAGTGGGAGACCACCCTGCCCGAGGGCGTGACGCTGACCGAGATCGACGCCGACCAGGCGCGCGAGCTGGAGCTGCCGCCCAACGAGCGGCCGGCCGCCCTCGCCGCGGAGCTGTCCGGCGGCGCGATGCTGCTCGACGTCCCGGCCGACGCCCGGGTCGAGGAGCCGGTGGTCATCCGGCTCACCGGCGCGTCCGTCGACGACCTGGTCTGGGGTCGCCTGCTCTACCGCATCGGCGCGCACGCCGAGGTCACCATCGTGCTGCTGCACGGCGGCTCGGCGCGCTACTCCGCGATCCAGTCGTTCCTCGTGGGCGACGGCGCGAAGGTCAACGTGCTCAGCCTCCAGGACTGGGACGACGACGCCGTCCACCTCGGCCGCGACGCGATCCGCGTCGGCCGCGACGCCTCGGTCAAGCACACGTCGATCTCCTTCGGCGGCGACCTGGTGCGCATGCACGCCAACGTCGAGTACGCCGGTCCCGGCGGCGAGGCCGAGCTGCTCGGCCTCTACTTCGCCGACGAGGGCCAGCACCTCGAGCACCGCCTGTTCGCCGACCACACCGCGCCGAAGACCAAGTCCAACGTGGTCTACAAGGGCGCGCTGCAGGGCCAGGGCGCGCACACCGTGTGGATCGGCAACGTGCTGATCCGCAAGGTCGCCGAGGGCATCGAGACCTACGAGGAGAACCGCAACCTGGTGCTGACCGACGGCTGCCAGGCCGACTCGGTGCCGAACCTCGAGATCGAGACCGGCGAGATCGAGGGCGCGGGCCACGCGTCCGCGACGGCGCGGTTCGACGACGAGCAGCTGTTCTACCTCCGCTCGCGCGGCGTCTCCGAGAAGGAGGCCCAGCGCCTGGTCGTGCACGGGTTCTTCAACGACCTGATCCGCAAGGTCGGCATCCCGTCGATCGAGGAGAAGCTGCTCGAGACCGTCGAGGCCGAGCTCGCCAAGAACGTCCTCAAGAACGTCTGA
- the sufC gene encoding Fe-S cluster assembly ATPase SufC, with amino-acid sequence MSTLEIKDLHVQVDTEDGPKEILKGVTLTIKAGETHAIMGPNGSGKSTLAYSIAGHPRYEITSGSVTLDGEDVLAMSVDERARAGLFLAMQYPVEVPGVSVANFLRTAKTAIDGEAPKLRTWVKDVNGAMERMNLDATFSQRSVNEGFSGGEKKRHEIAQLDLLDPKVAILDETDSGLDIDALKVVSEGVNHFRERDGKGVLLITHYTRILRYIQPDHVHVFVAGKVAESGGPELAEELEANGYERFQAVAAG; translated from the coding sequence ATGAGCACCCTGGAGATCAAGGACCTCCACGTCCAGGTCGACACCGAGGACGGCCCGAAGGAGATCCTCAAGGGCGTCACGCTGACCATCAAGGCCGGCGAGACGCACGCGATCATGGGCCCCAACGGCTCGGGCAAGTCGACGCTGGCCTACTCGATCGCCGGCCACCCGCGCTACGAGATCACCTCCGGCTCGGTGACCCTCGACGGCGAGGACGTGCTGGCGATGTCGGTCGACGAGCGCGCCCGCGCCGGCCTGTTCCTCGCGATGCAGTACCCCGTCGAGGTCCCGGGCGTCTCGGTCGCCAACTTCCTCCGTACCGCCAAGACCGCGATCGACGGCGAGGCCCCGAAGCTGCGCACGTGGGTCAAGGACGTCAACGGCGCGATGGAGCGGATGAACCTCGACGCCACGTTCTCGCAGCGCTCGGTCAACGAGGGCTTCTCCGGCGGCGAGAAGAAGCGCCACGAGATCGCCCAGCTCGACCTGCTCGACCCGAAGGTCGCGATCCTCGACGAGACCGACTCCGGCCTCGACATCGACGCGCTGAAGGTCGTCTCCGAGGGCGTCAACCACTTCCGCGAGCGCGACGGCAAGGGCGTCCTGCTGATCACGCACTACACGCGGATCCTGCGCTACATCCAGCCCGACCACGTGCACGTGTTCGTCGCCGGCAAGGTCGCCGAGTCCGGCGGCCCCGAGCTGGCCGAGGAGCTGGAAGCCAACGGCTACGAGCGCTTCCAGGCTGTTGCCGCTGGTTGA
- a CDS encoding cysteine desulfurase has product MDGLLPELEVVRKDFPILERTLAGGVPLVYLDSANTSQKPQVVIDAMVDHLERHNANIARAMHQLGAESTAAFEEARDKVAAFLGAPDRDEVIFTKNASEALNLAANTLTFPGERQLKPGDEVVITEMEHHSNIVPWQLATERTGATLRWFGLTDDGQLDLSGIDDLINERTKVVSLTWVSNMLGTINPLAEITRKAHAVGAIVVVDASQAAPQLPIDLAAMPAEERPDLLAFTGHKVVGPTGIGVLWGSRAVLDSLPPFLGGGEMIETVRMEGSTYAPIPHKFEAGTPPIVEAVGLGAAVEYLGHVGLDAVRDHEHAITAYALEGLQSVPGLTVLGPTDAALRGGAISFELEGVHPHDIAQVLDSRGVAVRAGHHCAKPAHARFGVQSSTRMSSYLYTTPAEIDALVEGLEYTRSYFKLG; this is encoded by the coding sequence ATGGACGGTCTCCTCCCCGAGCTCGAGGTGGTCCGCAAGGACTTCCCGATCCTCGAGCGCACCCTCGCGGGCGGCGTGCCGCTGGTCTACCTCGACAGCGCCAACACCTCGCAGAAGCCGCAGGTCGTCATCGACGCGATGGTCGACCACCTCGAGCGCCACAACGCCAACATCGCGCGCGCCATGCACCAGCTCGGCGCGGAGTCGACGGCGGCGTTCGAGGAGGCGCGCGACAAGGTGGCGGCGTTCCTCGGCGCCCCCGACCGCGACGAGGTGATCTTCACCAAGAACGCCTCGGAGGCGCTCAACCTCGCGGCCAACACGCTGACGTTCCCGGGGGAGCGGCAGCTGAAGCCCGGTGACGAGGTCGTCATCACCGAGATGGAGCACCACTCCAACATCGTTCCGTGGCAGCTCGCCACCGAGCGCACGGGCGCGACACTGCGGTGGTTCGGCCTGACCGACGACGGCCAGCTCGACCTGTCGGGCATCGACGACCTGATCAACGAGCGCACCAAGGTCGTCTCCCTGACCTGGGTGTCCAACATGCTCGGCACGATCAACCCGCTCGCCGAGATCACCCGGAAGGCCCACGCCGTCGGCGCGATCGTCGTCGTCGACGCGTCCCAGGCCGCTCCGCAGCTGCCGATCGACCTCGCCGCGATGCCCGCGGAGGAGCGACCCGACCTGCTCGCCTTCACCGGCCACAAGGTCGTCGGCCCGACCGGCATCGGCGTGCTCTGGGGCTCCCGAGCCGTGCTCGACTCGCTGCCGCCGTTCCTCGGTGGCGGCGAGATGATCGAGACGGTGCGCATGGAGGGGTCGACCTACGCCCCGATCCCGCACAAGTTCGAGGCCGGCACGCCGCCGATCGTCGAGGCCGTGGGCCTCGGGGCCGCCGTGGAGTACCTCGGCCACGTCGGGCTCGACGCGGTGCGCGACCACGAGCACGCCATCACCGCGTACGCGCTCGAGGGCCTCCAGTCCGTGCCCGGGCTGACCGTGCTCGGGCCCACCGACGCCGCGCTGCGGGGCGGGGCGATCAGCTTCGAGCTCGAGGGCGTGCACCCCCACGACATCGCGCAGGTGCTCGACAGCCGCGGCGTCGCCGTACGCGCCGGTCACCACTGCGCGAAGCCGGCCCACGCGCGGTTCGGCGTGCAGAGCTCGACTCGCATGTCGTCGTACCTCTACACGACGCCGGCCGAGATCGACGCTCTCGTCGAGGGCCTGGAATACACCCGCTCGTACTTCAAGTTGGGCTGA
- the sufU gene encoding Fe-S cluster assembly sulfur transfer protein SufU, whose amino-acid sequence MSNAQDLDALYQEIILDHYKNPHGKGLREEFEAEVHHVNPTCGDEVTLRVHLDGGVVSDVSYDALGCSISQASASVLHDLVVGKPVDEAMAIHEEFLTLMQGKGSVEPDEEVLEDGIAFAGVAKFPARVKCALLSWMAWKDATVQAGGDR is encoded by the coding sequence ATGAGCAACGCACAAGACCTGGATGCTCTGTATCAGGAGATCATCCTCGACCACTACAAGAACCCTCACGGCAAGGGCCTGCGTGAGGAGTTCGAGGCCGAGGTCCACCACGTCAACCCGACCTGCGGCGACGAGGTGACCCTGCGCGTCCACCTCGACGGCGGGGTCGTCAGCGACGTGTCGTACGACGCGCTCGGCTGCTCGATCTCGCAGGCCTCCGCGTCGGTGCTCCACGACCTGGTCGTGGGCAAGCCGGTCGACGAGGCGATGGCGATCCACGAGGAGTTCCTGACCCTGATGCAGGGCAAGGGATCGGTCGAGCCCGACGAGGAGGTGCTGGAGGACGGCATCGCGTTCGCCGGCGTCGCCAAGTTCCCGGCGCGCGTGAAGTGCGCGCTACTGTCGTGGATGGCCTGGAAGGACGCAACCGTGCAGGCTGGAGGAGACCGATGA
- a CDS encoding metal-sulfur cluster assembly factor has translation MSEQTDHSDLPEVPEASGGVATGTTTVDDVTEAMKDVVDPELGINVVDLGLVYGVHLDESSNVVLDMTLTSAACPLTDVITDQTESALEGMVNDVAINWVWMPPWGPDKITPDGREQLRALGFNV, from the coding sequence ATGAGCGAGCAGACCGACCACAGCGACCTGCCCGAGGTGCCCGAGGCGAGCGGCGGTGTCGCGACCGGCACCACCACCGTCGACGACGTCACCGAGGCGATGAAGGACGTCGTCGACCCCGAGCTCGGCATCAACGTCGTCGACCTCGGCCTGGTCTACGGCGTGCACCTCGACGAGTCGTCCAACGTGGTGCTCGACATGACGCTCACGTCCGCGGCGTGCCCGCTCACCGACGTCATCACCGACCAGACCGAGAGCGCCCTCGAGGGCATGGTCAACGACGTCGCGATCAACTGGGTCTGGATGCCCCCGTGGGGCCCGGACAAGATCACCCCCGACGGCCGTGAGCAACTACGCGCCCTCGGCTTCAACGTGTAG
- a CDS encoding SRPBCC family protein — protein MKELHPCDRVGPDFVDTARHRYANSVDLNITPEELFEVFEDAAAWPRWAKVITHVEWTSPMPPRVGTTRTVTMRGGLVGTEEFLLWEPPTRMGFRFNEASEKSIRAFAERYDIVRTATGCRLTWTLALDVAGPGALSLKVNGPVMNLTFRLFLRKLRKYTDERYGAAQVV, from the coding sequence ATGAAGGAACTGCACCCGTGCGACCGGGTCGGCCCCGACTTCGTCGACACCGCCCGGCACCGCTACGCCAACAGCGTCGACCTCAACATCACGCCCGAGGAGCTCTTCGAGGTGTTCGAGGACGCCGCCGCCTGGCCGCGGTGGGCGAAGGTCATCACCCACGTGGAGTGGACCAGCCCGATGCCGCCACGGGTCGGCACCACCCGCACCGTCACGATGCGCGGGGGCCTGGTCGGCACCGAGGAGTTCCTCCTGTGGGAGCCCCCGACCAGGATGGGGTTCCGCTTCAACGAGGCGTCGGAGAAGAGCATCCGCGCGTTCGCGGAGCGCTACGACATCGTCCGGACCGCGACCGGCTGCCGGCTGACGTGGACGCTCGCGCTCGACGTCGCCGGCCCCGGCGCCCTCTCGCTGAAGGTCAATGGGCCGGTCATGAACCTGACGTTCCGGCTGTTCCTGCGCAAGCTCCGCAAGTACACCGACGAGAGGTACGGCGCGGCTCAGGTGGTGTAG
- a CDS encoding acVLRF1 family peptidyl-tRNA hydrolase, whose product MPEVLVPASRLVRWVDNFDSRHGGATLAVIDGALRGDAADGSWFVARLPFGEAYDAAADPGAMAAAAVPPEEWGVLLVRKGGFAVARLVRDQVAESKVGQRHVQGRTKAGGQSQQRFARRRDNQARQAYEAAADHAARILSGIAGPLVTGGDRSAVAEVLADPRLSGLDVDGRWLPVTDPRRAVLDQAIGDALAIGVEVENA is encoded by the coding sequence ATGCCCGAGGTCCTGGTCCCCGCGTCGCGCCTGGTGCGGTGGGTCGACAACTTCGACAGCCGGCACGGAGGAGCGACGCTCGCGGTGATCGACGGCGCGCTGCGGGGTGATGCGGCCGACGGGTCGTGGTTCGTGGCGCGCCTGCCCTTCGGGGAGGCGTACGACGCCGCGGCCGACCCTGGCGCGATGGCCGCGGCCGCCGTACCTCCCGAGGAGTGGGGCGTGCTGCTCGTGCGCAAGGGCGGGTTCGCCGTCGCGCGTCTGGTGAGGGACCAGGTGGCGGAGTCCAAGGTCGGCCAGCGGCACGTCCAGGGGCGGACCAAGGCCGGTGGCCAGTCGCAGCAGCGGTTCGCGCGCCGTCGGGACAACCAGGCGCGGCAGGCCTACGAGGCCGCGGCCGACCACGCGGCGCGGATACTCTCGGGCATCGCGGGACCTCTCGTCACCGGGGGCGACCGCTCCGCGGTCGCCGAGGTGCTCGCCGATCCGCGCCTGTCCGGGCTCGACGTCGACGGACGGTGGCTGCCGGTCACGGACCCGCGCCGCGCGGTGCTCGACCAGGCGATCGGCGACGCGCTCGCGATCGGCGTCGAGGTCGAGAACGCGTGA
- a CDS encoding epoxide hydrolase family protein, translating to MNDEIQPFRIEIPQADIDDLHARLDRVRWPAQLAGTGSERGVPLDRMKELVGHWRSGFDWRGWEARLNRLPQFVTGIDGQRIHFLHVRSERPDATPLLLLHGYPSSIVEFVELIEPLVAPSEGPAFHVVAPSLPGFGFSNPLGGSGWSMGRTGRALAELMRRLGYERYGVHGGDIGAGVAGMVAGVDGERVVGVHVVTDPLTAAATATFIPGMADRLDADDPVDKLILERMTAFRTEGSGYLAIQNSRPQTIGYGLADSPVLQLAWIAEKFAEWTDRPIDRDVLVATVSIYWFTGSGAGAAHVLYEQAHSSDWGAPAAVPHGFAVFGADATVRTLVPAPPGAHWTEFEHGQHFPAMEAPDDLVADLRTFFGPLRRASSAAPS from the coding sequence ATGAACGACGAGATCCAGCCCTTCCGCATCGAGATCCCGCAGGCCGACATCGACGACCTGCACGCCCGGCTGGACCGGGTCCGCTGGCCCGCCCAGCTCGCCGGCACGGGCTCCGAGCGGGGTGTCCCGCTCGACCGGATGAAGGAGCTGGTCGGCCACTGGCGCAGCGGGTTCGACTGGCGCGGGTGGGAGGCACGGCTCAACCGGCTGCCGCAGTTCGTCACCGGCATCGACGGGCAGCGGATCCACTTCCTCCACGTCCGCTCCGAGCGGCCCGACGCCACGCCGCTGCTGCTCCTCCACGGCTACCCGAGCTCGATCGTGGAGTTCGTCGAGCTGATCGAGCCGCTGGTCGCCCCCTCGGAGGGGCCGGCGTTCCACGTGGTCGCCCCGTCGCTGCCCGGCTTCGGGTTCTCCAACCCCCTCGGCGGGTCGGGGTGGTCGATGGGGCGCACCGGTCGAGCGTTGGCGGAGCTCATGCGCCGCCTTGGCTACGAGCGCTACGGCGTGCACGGCGGGGACATCGGAGCCGGCGTTGCGGGCATGGTCGCCGGCGTCGACGGCGAGCGGGTCGTCGGCGTCCACGTGGTCACCGACCCGCTGACGGCCGCGGCGACGGCCACCTTCATCCCCGGCATGGCCGACCGGCTCGACGCGGACGACCCGGTCGACAAGCTCATCCTCGAGCGGATGACGGCCTTCCGGACGGAAGGGTCGGGCTACCTGGCGATCCAGAACAGTCGCCCTCAGACGATCGGCTACGGCCTCGCCGACTCGCCGGTCCTCCAGCTCGCCTGGATCGCCGAGAAGTTCGCCGAGTGGACCGACCGGCCGATCGATCGTGACGTGCTGGTGGCGACCGTCAGCATCTACTGGTTCACGGGCTCGGGCGCCGGCGCCGCGCACGTGCTCTACGAGCAGGCGCACTCCTCGGACTGGGGCGCCCCCGCGGCGGTCCCGCACGGCTTCGCGGTCTTCGGCGCCGACGCCACCGTGCGCACGCTGGTCCCCGCGCCGCCCGGTGCGCACTGGACCGAGTTCGAGCACGGTCAGCACTTCCCCGCCATGGAGGCGCCCGACGACCTCGTCGCCGACCTCCGGACGTTCTTCGGCCCGCTTCGACGGGCGTCGTCGGCCGCGCCGAGCTAG